In Arthrobacter ramosus, one DNA window encodes the following:
- the trmB gene encoding tRNA (guanosine(46)-N7)-methyltransferase TrmB, whose protein sequence is MSETPESPETPQSSRPVTPGSQASFGTYGGRPVSFVRRGTRLQGRRQAAWEEHSDRWAIQVPRHVANTSVHPDYVFDAEAEFGRKAPLIVEIGSGLGDAVCHAAEENPDRDFLAVEVYTPGLANTMIKINSRGLSNVRVVEANAPEVLATMLPAGSVSELWVFFPDPWHKSRHHKRRLIQPAFAELAARSLKKGGLWRIATDWSNYAIHVREVLAGSTEFENVHDGERTGADSPLTQVWESGVETMVGGAPVKEGRAPVSTEHTGPNEGVDHVGGWAPRFDGRIRTSFENKAHEAGRMIFDLSYRRI, encoded by the coding sequence ATGAGTGAAACCCCAGAATCCCCTGAAACACCGCAGTCTTCGCGCCCCGTGACCCCAGGCAGCCAGGCCTCCTTCGGCACGTATGGTGGCCGGCCGGTCAGTTTTGTGCGCCGCGGGACGCGCCTTCAGGGCCGCCGCCAGGCCGCGTGGGAAGAGCACTCGGACCGCTGGGCCATCCAGGTTCCGCGGCATGTCGCCAACACGTCCGTGCACCCGGACTACGTGTTCGACGCCGAAGCGGAGTTTGGGCGCAAGGCGCCGCTGATCGTTGAAATCGGTTCGGGACTCGGCGACGCCGTATGCCACGCGGCGGAGGAGAACCCGGACAGGGACTTCCTCGCCGTGGAGGTATATACCCCGGGCCTGGCCAACACCATGATCAAGATCAACAGCCGCGGGCTCAGCAACGTCCGCGTGGTGGAGGCCAACGCCCCCGAGGTCCTGGCCACCATGCTCCCCGCGGGTTCGGTGAGCGAGCTCTGGGTCTTCTTCCCCGACCCGTGGCACAAATCCCGGCACCACAAACGCCGCCTCATCCAGCCCGCGTTCGCCGAACTCGCAGCACGGTCCCTCAAGAAGGGTGGCCTGTGGCGGATCGCCACCGACTGGTCCAACTACGCCATACACGTCCGCGAGGTCCTGGCCGGCTCCACCGAGTTCGAGAACGTGCACGACGGCGAACGGACCGGCGCTGACAGCCCCCTCACCCAGGTGTGGGAATCCGGAGTCGAAACCATGGTTGGCGGGGCACCTGTCAAGGAAGGCCGCGCCCCGGTCAGCACCGAGCACACAGGCCCCAACGAGGGAGTGGACCACGTGGGCGGGTGGGCTCCGCGCTTCGACGGCCGCATCCGCACCAGCTTCGAAAACAAGGCCCACGAGGCCGGACGTATGATCTTCGACCTCAGCTATCGCAGGATCTAG
- a CDS encoding MFS transporter, with the protein MTRASSSSKNTKPHPGVPETLVDAEIDELPAAEPTQVKTRGGLVFLGICLVLIGLNLRTVFSSFSAVLPEVTADAGLPGWAVVVLTTVPVTLLGVFAPLAPVLARRFGAERVLLGAMAVLTAGLLLRPVDLAGAGHLPALLAGTAACGAAIALCNVLLPGVVKRDFPHRLGLMGGLYTTAICASAALGAGFTYPVFTAAGHWTSALWFWALPAAVVLLLFLPLAIRQHPVRHNAADGGANVWRSAVAWQVTIFMALQAMMSFSVFAWLAPILRDRGIDGGTAGFIVSVSIVLQMLGSFIAPGLAARFKDQRVINTVVALMTGGGFALSIFGPTDLIWVWTGLLGLGQGSLTAVALTMIMLRTRDSHTAAHLSGMMQGVGYGLGSTGTLMVGQLHQATGGFAAAGILFLIVGSLAAFFGFRAGRNRYVG; encoded by the coding sequence GTGACCCGCGCTTCAAGCTCCTCCAAGAACACCAAGCCGCACCCCGGCGTCCCCGAGACCCTCGTCGACGCCGAGATCGACGAGCTTCCCGCCGCCGAGCCCACGCAGGTCAAGACGCGGGGCGGACTCGTCTTCCTGGGGATCTGTCTTGTGCTCATCGGCCTGAACCTGCGGACGGTGTTTTCGAGCTTTTCGGCGGTCCTTCCGGAAGTCACCGCCGACGCCGGGCTGCCGGGCTGGGCAGTGGTTGTCCTCACCACTGTGCCAGTGACCTTGTTGGGTGTCTTTGCGCCTCTGGCGCCGGTCCTGGCGCGCCGTTTCGGTGCCGAGAGAGTATTGCTTGGCGCGATGGCAGTGCTAACGGCTGGGCTGCTGCTCCGTCCCGTGGACCTCGCCGGCGCCGGGCACTTGCCCGCGCTCCTCGCCGGAACCGCGGCGTGCGGCGCTGCGATCGCGCTATGCAACGTGCTCCTGCCCGGGGTGGTGAAGCGCGACTTCCCGCATCGGCTTGGGCTCATGGGCGGGCTATATACGACGGCGATTTGCGCGTCTGCCGCGCTTGGCGCCGGTTTCACCTATCCCGTCTTCACGGCGGCCGGGCACTGGACCTCGGCGCTGTGGTTCTGGGCGCTGCCCGCCGCCGTCGTACTTTTGCTTTTCTTGCCGCTCGCGATCCGCCAGCATCCCGTCCGGCACAACGCCGCCGACGGCGGTGCGAACGTCTGGCGTTCCGCCGTCGCCTGGCAGGTCACCATCTTTATGGCGTTGCAGGCGATGATGTCCTTCAGCGTGTTCGCCTGGTTGGCGCCGATTCTCCGCGATCGCGGGATCGACGGCGGGACGGCCGGCTTCATCGTGTCCGTGTCGATTGTGCTGCAGATGCTTGGTTCGTTCATCGCCCCGGGGCTCGCGGCCCGTTTCAAGGATCAGCGCGTCATCAACACCGTGGTGGCGCTCATGACCGGCGGCGGCTTCGCCTTGAGCATCTTCGGCCCCACGGATCTGATTTGGGTGTGGACCGGGCTGTTAGGCCTTGGCCAGGGGAGCCTCACGGCCGTGGCGTTGACTATGATCATGCTGCGTACGCGCGATTCGCACACCGCGGCGCATCTTTCCGGCATGATGCAGGGCGTCGGCTATGGCTTGGGCTCCACGGGAACCCTGATGGTCGGCCAGTTGCACCAAGCGACCGGTGGCTTCGCGGCTGCCGGCATCCTGTTCCTCATAGTGGGATCCCTGGCGGCCTTCTTCGGCTTCCGCGCCGGCCGGAACCGGTATGTCGGCTAG
- a CDS encoding Lrp/AsnC family transcriptional regulator encodes MVMLAPSRELDGLDRRIVGALQVNGRASWRRIAEVLGEPFSTVTRRGIALLDSSIVRVAGLVTLGPTHLVEVHCEPSRLVAIAEELSGDPDAIFVYALTGPTRILFEVQARPGRLSSLVLEELPALDGVVQVSASPVMEYFRTVAEWHPGPVTAEETAALQEVPPPPSRPSASGVLDDVDSHLVRILVADGRVPVAELGEAVGLSAPAVRRRLNTLLEDGTLSVRAIVEPADIGLPIEAVVWVRTAPADAVEVGRLLAEAPGVRYAVMAMGEFQLMANVTLASLNELRDFLTSSPWAERALAVRSSLVVRAYKRGGLRMPALD; translated from the coding sequence ATGGTCATGCTGGCACCCTCGCGCGAGCTGGACGGGCTCGATCGGCGGATTGTCGGCGCTCTCCAGGTCAATGGCCGCGCCTCCTGGCGGCGGATCGCCGAAGTTCTGGGCGAGCCGTTCAGCACGGTGACCCGCCGCGGCATCGCCCTGCTGGATTCGAGTATCGTGCGGGTGGCCGGCCTGGTGACCCTTGGCCCCACCCATCTTGTGGAAGTGCACTGTGAACCGTCGCGGTTGGTCGCCATCGCGGAGGAGCTTTCAGGCGATCCGGACGCTATTTTCGTCTATGCGCTCACCGGCCCCACTCGAATCCTGTTCGAAGTTCAAGCCCGTCCGGGACGCCTCTCGAGTCTTGTGCTGGAGGAACTACCAGCACTCGACGGCGTGGTGCAGGTGAGCGCGTCGCCCGTCATGGAGTACTTCCGCACGGTGGCTGAATGGCACCCGGGCCCGGTCACCGCAGAGGAAACTGCCGCGCTTCAGGAAGTGCCGCCTCCGCCGTCCCGTCCGAGTGCGAGTGGAGTGCTCGACGACGTCGACTCCCACCTCGTGCGGATCCTCGTGGCTGACGGCCGCGTTCCGGTCGCCGAGCTGGGGGAAGCCGTGGGGCTTTCCGCCCCGGCCGTGCGCCGACGGCTCAACACCCTCCTCGAGGACGGCACGCTGAGTGTCCGGGCGATCGTTGAGCCCGCGGACATCGGCCTTCCGATCGAAGCCGTGGTCTGGGTCCGCACTGCCCCCGCCGACGCTGTCGAGGTTGGCCGGCTGCTCGCTGAAGCGCCCGGAGTCCGCTACGCGGTCATGGCGATGGGCGAATTCCAGCTCATGGCCAACGTCACCCTCGCCAGCTTGAACGAACTGCGCGATTTCCTCACGTCATCTCCATGGGCCGAGCGTGCCCTGGCTGTGCGCAGTTCCCTCGTGGTGCGGGCGTACAAGCGCGGCGGCTTGCGCATGCCCGCCCTCGACTGA
- a CDS encoding amidase family protein, whose product MTNDLIYRGAVELAGLLRSREVSATEVLEAHLDQIDKLNPLINAVVTLDEEGARAAAAEADRKIVAGEPVGPLHGLPISFKDTANTAGMRTTFGHPHFRDHVPEENDLHVQRILDAGAIRVGKTNVPEFAAGSHTFNRVFGATRNPYDPGKSAGGSSGGAAAALAAGFQPIADGSDMGGSLRNPASFCNVVGLRPTPGMVPNTDGNNVFFPLGVAGPMGRTAADAALLFEVMTGASPDDPHSVFPTGPERRDAPATELSPADFADLRIAFAPSLGGRIPVSREVLDVIEPQAAALAALGAHVELDCPDLDGSEQVFRVLRAASFDSMWGEQLAGEPDAFNHFLAGNIREGGLLSGRDVVRAEEGMTRLIRKAAGFFERYDLVIAPASQVVPFDVDLEYPTEIEGQRLQNYLDWMRAPYLFTPLGLPALSVPAGFTPAGLPVGLQMVGARGSDARLLRLASAFEKISSCSSVRPQGAAVL is encoded by the coding sequence ATGACAAACGACTTGATTTACCGTGGGGCAGTGGAGCTGGCCGGGCTCCTGCGTTCCCGGGAGGTGTCTGCCACCGAGGTCCTCGAGGCGCACCTGGACCAGATCGACAAGCTCAACCCGCTGATCAACGCGGTCGTTACCCTCGACGAAGAGGGCGCCAGAGCGGCCGCAGCGGAAGCCGACCGCAAGATCGTGGCCGGAGAGCCAGTGGGACCGCTCCACGGCTTGCCCATCAGCTTCAAGGACACCGCGAATACCGCGGGGATGCGCACCACGTTCGGGCACCCGCACTTCCGGGACCACGTTCCGGAGGAAAATGATCTGCACGTCCAGCGCATCCTCGACGCCGGAGCAATTCGAGTGGGCAAGACCAATGTCCCCGAGTTCGCCGCCGGATCCCACACCTTCAACCGTGTCTTCGGTGCAACGCGCAACCCCTACGACCCCGGCAAGTCCGCCGGCGGCAGCAGCGGTGGTGCGGCAGCTGCCCTGGCAGCGGGCTTCCAGCCGATCGCCGATGGAAGCGACATGGGCGGCTCCCTCCGCAACCCGGCGTCGTTTTGCAATGTGGTCGGCCTGCGTCCCACCCCCGGCATGGTCCCCAACACGGACGGCAACAACGTCTTTTTCCCGTTGGGCGTGGCCGGACCCATGGGCCGCACGGCGGCGGACGCTGCGCTTTTGTTCGAGGTCATGACCGGCGCTTCGCCCGACGATCCCCATTCCGTTTTCCCGACCGGTCCCGAACGCCGCGATGCCCCCGCCACCGAACTGTCCCCAGCCGATTTTGCCGACCTGCGTATCGCGTTCGCTCCGAGCCTCGGCGGCCGGATCCCTGTGAGCCGCGAGGTTCTCGACGTCATTGAACCGCAGGCAGCGGCCCTCGCGGCCCTGGGCGCACACGTCGAGCTGGACTGCCCGGACCTCGACGGTTCCGAGCAAGTGTTCCGCGTACTGCGCGCAGCCTCTTTCGACTCGATGTGGGGCGAACAGCTGGCTGGGGAACCCGATGCCTTCAACCATTTCCTGGCCGGCAACATCCGCGAAGGTGGCCTGCTCAGTGGCCGCGACGTAGTTCGCGCCGAGGAAGGAATGACCCGCCTGATTCGCAAGGCGGCCGGATTCTTTGAGCGTTACGACCTGGTTATTGCCCCTGCGTCCCAGGTTGTCCCGTTCGACGTCGATCTCGAATACCCCACCGAGATCGAGGGGCAACGGCTCCAGAACTATCTCGACTGGATGCGTGCCCCGTACCTGTTCACCCCGCTTGGCCTCCCCGCCCTGTCGGTTCCGGCCGGTTTCACCCCCGCCGGACTTCCCGTAGGCCTCCAGATGGTCGGAGCACGCGGCAGCGACGCCCGCCTCCTCCGCCTGGCTTCCGCCTTCGAGAAGATCTCTTCCTGCTCATCCGTTCGCCCCCAAGGAGCTGCAGTTCTATGA
- a CDS encoding sodium:solute symporter family protein, with protein sequence MLTVAIIIGIVGIGALGIVGRRRQTELSSWTVGKRDLPRWTSWFLQAGESLTTFSFLGLAGIAFGGGVAALFAVAYLTINCIVQYFVIPRQRALGANRGYLTMADFFQDRFNSKALGKTVALVGAVFLIPYLQLQITGLGLIVQLATGSESARGYSMAVASVLVVVFVIWAGIRGLAKVAVFKDFAMLAALVIMLAGVVAGIGGIPDIFAKVMDTAPSYLTISRPGFDATFWVTSVIVTSIGAGLNTFPHLWPPVLAAKSGAVLRDNVKWLAVYQFLLLIPITAGIAATLVLDPKTKSNFVLLGIAQHTLPEPLIAIIAIGGAAAAMVPAGAIAMGISSLVSNNLLSVKNPKLRFRINHVVVAIAVGLALAFGLAKSDIGALLLLTYGGLTQLAPAVAIAIGRKVRIGAVPVNLGIIVGTLTVAVITFGNVPTGGVDSGLISLAPNLVVLAVAELIRRRRADDVGPVPEHLAVDGHSAVEGHSTVGVEA encoded by the coding sequence ATGCTTACAGTCGCCATCATCATCGGAATTGTCGGCATCGGCGCCCTCGGTATCGTGGGCCGCCGACGCCAGACAGAACTCTCCAGCTGGACCGTCGGCAAGCGGGATTTGCCCCGCTGGACCAGCTGGTTCCTCCAAGCGGGCGAGTCGCTGACCACGTTCAGCTTCCTCGGCCTCGCCGGAATCGCCTTCGGTGGCGGCGTTGCCGCACTCTTCGCCGTCGCCTATCTGACCATCAACTGCATCGTCCAGTATTTCGTGATTCCCCGGCAGCGAGCGCTGGGTGCGAACCGCGGCTACCTGACCATGGCGGACTTCTTCCAGGACCGATTCAACAGCAAGGCCCTGGGCAAGACCGTGGCCCTCGTCGGTGCGGTGTTCCTCATCCCGTACCTGCAACTGCAAATCACCGGGCTTGGATTGATCGTCCAGCTCGCTACCGGGAGCGAATCGGCGCGTGGTTACAGCATGGCCGTGGCCAGCGTGCTGGTGGTCGTCTTCGTCATCTGGGCGGGCATCCGGGGACTCGCCAAGGTGGCTGTTTTCAAGGACTTCGCCATGCTGGCCGCCCTGGTCATCATGTTGGCCGGTGTGGTCGCCGGCATTGGCGGCATCCCGGATATCTTCGCCAAAGTCATGGATACCGCCCCGAGCTACCTCACCATCAGCCGTCCGGGCTTTGACGCCACCTTCTGGGTGACCTCGGTGATCGTGACAAGCATCGGCGCCGGGCTCAACACCTTCCCGCACTTGTGGCCGCCGGTTCTTGCCGCGAAAAGCGGTGCCGTGCTGCGGGACAACGTCAAATGGCTTGCGGTCTACCAGTTCCTCCTGCTCATCCCGATCACCGCCGGAATTGCCGCCACCCTGGTCCTCGATCCGAAGACCAAGAGCAACTTCGTCCTCTTGGGCATCGCCCAGCACACCTTGCCGGAGCCACTGATCGCGATCATTGCCATCGGCGGCGCAGCGGCTGCCATGGTTCCGGCGGGCGCGATCGCGATGGGCATTTCCTCGCTTGTCTCGAACAACCTGCTGTCCGTGAAGAACCCCAAGCTGCGGTTCCGGATCAACCACGTGGTGGTCGCCATCGCCGTCGGACTGGCTCTGGCTTTCGGGCTCGCAAAATCGGACATCGGAGCGCTGCTCCTGCTCACGTACGGTGGCCTCACCCAGCTCGCTCCCGCCGTCGCCATCGCGATCGGCCGCAAGGTGCGCATCGGCGCCGTTCCGGTCAACCTGGGGATCATCGTCGGCACGCTCACAGTAGCTGTCATCACCTTCGGCAACGTCCCCACGGGCGGCGTCGATTCGGGCCTCATTTCCCTCGCCCCGAACCTTGTGGTGCTCGCCGTCGCTGAACTTATCCGCCGTCGTCGCGCGGACGACGTCGGGCCAGTTCCGGAGCATCTTGCGGTTGATGGACACAGCGCGGTTGAAGGGCACAGCACCGTAGGAGTCGAAGCATGA
- a CDS encoding CaiB/BaiF CoA transferase family protein: protein MTQPGFPDHKQHHEGPLVGKLVVDLSRALAGPHAGMMLGDLGARVIKVENPDGGDDSRGWGPPFVDTPEGRESTYFLSCNRNKESIRLDLKAADGKAALRELLRRADVLVENFRPGTLDRLGFDPKSLEELNPRLVVLAISGFGHDGPEGNRAGYDQIAQGEAGLMSLTGSGPGDPQRVGVPIGDVLAGIHGAYGVLAALLERERTGRGQMVRTSLLSSIVSVLAFQGTRWTVGGEVPQAQGNHHPSIAPYGLFRCAGGSVQIAVGSEGLWRRFAEEFGLSVRDERWRDNQSRVAHRAELAEAIEAAFSESDAEELLARLEAAGVPGGRVRSLDEVFGWEQARSQHLAVELEHPTLGRIEVPGSPLRFFQPDGTETTRLRHTAPPRLGEHDDAVRAWLDSAGLPGDALPGDALIGSGAS from the coding sequence ATGACGCAGCCCGGATTCCCCGACCACAAGCAACACCACGAGGGACCGCTCGTCGGCAAGCTCGTCGTCGACCTCTCCCGCGCCCTTGCCGGTCCGCACGCCGGCATGATGCTCGGTGACCTCGGCGCCCGCGTCATCAAGGTGGAGAATCCCGACGGCGGTGATGACAGCCGCGGCTGGGGGCCGCCGTTCGTCGATACTCCTGAGGGCCGCGAGTCAACGTACTTCCTTTCGTGCAACCGGAATAAGGAGTCCATCCGGCTTGACCTCAAGGCGGCAGACGGCAAGGCCGCGTTGCGGGAACTGCTGCGGCGGGCCGACGTCCTCGTGGAGAACTTCCGTCCGGGAACCCTGGACCGGCTGGGTTTTGATCCCAAGAGCCTCGAAGAGTTGAATCCGCGGCTGGTGGTTCTCGCCATCAGTGGTTTCGGCCACGACGGTCCGGAGGGGAACCGTGCCGGCTACGACCAGATTGCCCAGGGCGAAGCCGGGCTGATGTCCCTCACGGGTTCAGGTCCCGGGGACCCGCAGCGCGTTGGCGTACCGATTGGCGATGTCCTGGCTGGAATCCACGGCGCCTACGGTGTGCTGGCGGCTCTCCTGGAGCGTGAGCGGACGGGCCGTGGCCAGATGGTCCGCACGTCCCTGTTGTCCTCGATCGTCAGCGTTCTTGCTTTCCAGGGCACGCGTTGGACGGTGGGCGGCGAGGTTCCGCAGGCCCAAGGCAACCACCATCCTTCGATCGCGCCATATGGGCTGTTCCGCTGCGCGGGAGGCTCGGTGCAGATTGCCGTGGGATCCGAAGGTTTGTGGCGCCGCTTCGCGGAAGAATTCGGACTGTCCGTTCGGGACGAACGCTGGCGCGACAATCAGTCCCGCGTGGCCCACCGGGCCGAGCTGGCCGAAGCGATCGAAGCCGCATTCTCGGAGTCCGACGCCGAAGAGCTGCTCGCGCGGCTCGAAGCGGCCGGGGTGCCCGGAGGCCGGGTCCGTTCCCTGGACGAAGTCTTTGGGTGGGAACAGGCGCGGAGCCAACACCTCGCCGTCGAACTCGAGCACCCCACGCTGGGACGCATCGAGGTCCCGGGATCGCCGCTGCGCTTCTTCCAACCGGACGGCACCGAGACCACCAGGTTGCGGCACACTGCGCCGCCGAGGCTCGGAGAGCACGACGACGCCGTCCGGGCGTGGCTTGACAGCGCAGGGTTGCCCGGCGACGCATTGCCCGGCGACGCATTAATTGGTTCGGGGGCGTCGTGA
- a CDS encoding acetyl-CoA carboxylase carboxyltransferase subunit alpha/beta, which yields MTAVAEATRPEAASTGHRQRRLSGAEFLEQLLDAGSFRSWGRPVPAPPGADSAYLADLARARDRSGTDESVLTGEGTLDGQPVAVLASEFAFLGGSIGRSAAERIVAAIEEAGRRRLPLVAAPASGGTRMQEGTLAFLQMVRITEALAAYKRLGLPYLAYLRHPTTGGVFASWGSLGHITVAEPGGLVGFLGPKVYAGLTGQEFPVGIQSSEHLLARGTVDAVLDAPGFRNLAAEVLGILAGRGSWIDAGTPPVTANSSDDASAWDSVVLTRDARRPGLAELLDAGFGRLVRLHGTGRGAASASTAVVLAELEGRPVVVVGQDRAAQRAGSVLDAAGLAQARRGMRLAEELGLPLVTVVDTPGAELSVRAEESAIAGGIADCIAGMLGLTVPSVAVLLGEGAGGGALALAAARRTVAAEHAWLAPLPPEGASIIVHGDTSLAAELSERQRIGARALFEGGAVDEVVSEGEGFIKRLVEAASRHLAAQL from the coding sequence GTGACGGCGGTCGCGGAGGCCACTCGCCCGGAAGCGGCTTCCACCGGACACCGGCAGCGCCGCCTTAGCGGGGCCGAGTTTCTTGAGCAGCTCCTCGACGCCGGCAGTTTCCGGAGTTGGGGCCGGCCTGTCCCGGCGCCGCCGGGGGCGGATTCTGCCTACCTCGCGGATCTGGCCCGGGCCCGCGATCGTAGCGGTACCGACGAGTCCGTGCTCACGGGCGAAGGGACGCTGGATGGGCAGCCCGTGGCCGTCCTGGCCAGCGAATTCGCCTTCCTCGGCGGCTCGATCGGGCGGTCCGCCGCCGAGCGGATCGTCGCAGCAATTGAAGAGGCGGGCCGACGTCGGCTGCCCCTCGTGGCCGCTCCTGCGTCAGGCGGCACCCGAATGCAGGAAGGTACCCTAGCCTTCCTGCAGATGGTGCGGATTACCGAGGCGCTCGCGGCATACAAGCGTCTAGGGCTGCCCTATCTGGCATATCTCCGGCACCCCACCACAGGCGGCGTCTTCGCCTCGTGGGGATCGTTGGGGCACATCACCGTCGCGGAACCAGGTGGGCTGGTTGGCTTCCTGGGTCCCAAGGTCTACGCCGGACTCACTGGGCAGGAGTTTCCGGTGGGAATCCAGAGCAGCGAGCATCTTCTCGCTCGTGGAACGGTCGACGCCGTGTTGGACGCACCGGGTTTCAGGAACCTTGCCGCTGAGGTGCTGGGCATCCTCGCTGGCCGGGGGTCCTGGATCGATGCGGGGACCCCGCCGGTCACAGCTAACAGCAGCGACGACGCTTCCGCGTGGGATTCGGTCGTACTGACTCGCGACGCCCGGCGTCCCGGGCTGGCGGAACTGCTCGACGCCGGGTTCGGCCGCCTCGTGCGCTTGCACGGCACGGGCCGTGGGGCAGCTTCGGCGAGCACCGCCGTCGTGCTGGCCGAACTCGAGGGGCGGCCCGTCGTCGTCGTTGGCCAGGACCGCGCAGCCCAGCGGGCGGGGAGCGTCCTCGACGCCGCGGGTTTGGCGCAGGCCCGCCGGGGGATGCGCCTCGCGGAGGAACTAGGGCTGCCGCTCGTGACGGTGGTGGATACTCCGGGGGCCGAGCTTTCGGTCCGGGCCGAGGAATCCGCAATCGCGGGCGGAATCGCTGATTGCATCGCGGGAATGCTCGGACTTACGGTGCCAAGCGTTGCCGTGCTCCTCGGCGAGGGGGCCGGTGGGGGTGCGCTCGCTCTTGCGGCTGCCCGCCGCACGGTGGCGGCCGAGCACGCCTGGCTCGCGCCACTGCCGCCGGAAGGTGCCAGCATCATTGTGCACGGTGACACGTCCCTGGCGGCCGAGCTGAGTGAGCGGCAACGGATCGGAGCGCGCGCACTCTTCGAAGGTGGTGCCGTGGACGAGGTGGTAAGCGAGGGCGAGGGTTTCATCAAGCGCCTGGTGGAAGCCGCCTCCCGGCACCTCGCCGCCCAGCTTTAA
- a CDS encoding MFS transporter: protein MTATVGTSDTVQVHKSHLRTLIGTGIGNAVEWYDWAIYATFSPFIASALFSSADPTSAVLSTLAIFAVGFVARPFGGFVFGWIGDRIGRKTSMTFAVGLAAVGSLLIGIAPTFQAVGALASVMLLVARLIQGLAHGGELPSSQTYLSEMAPKEKRGFWATLIYTSGTAGILAGTLLGAILTGVLSKADMNAWGWRVPFLVGGALGIYALVMRAKMKETEAFEAEVPKEKREPMWPQIVKYRKQALQVIGLTVGLTVVYYIWGVVAPSYAASTLKMDRGAALWAGVIGNIAFIAALPFWGKLSDRIGRKPVLIMSSAGAALLHFPMTWLLKDSPWQLAVSMSVMLFFIAGSASIVPAVYAELFPTKIRTVGVGVPYSICVAVFGGTAPYLQTWLGSIGQANMFNVYAVILLAIGIAFAFMIPETKGKDLTH from the coding sequence ATGACCGCCACCGTTGGCACTTCAGACACAGTCCAGGTTCACAAGTCCCATCTGCGAACCCTCATCGGCACCGGCATCGGCAACGCCGTCGAATGGTACGACTGGGCCATCTACGCCACGTTCTCGCCTTTCATTGCCAGCGCGCTCTTCAGCAGTGCCGATCCCACGTCCGCGGTTCTCTCCACCCTGGCGATCTTCGCCGTCGGATTCGTGGCCCGACCGTTCGGCGGCTTCGTCTTCGGCTGGATCGGCGACAGGATCGGTCGCAAGACGTCCATGACGTTCGCCGTCGGCCTCGCCGCTGTCGGCAGCCTGCTGATCGGTATCGCCCCGACCTTCCAGGCTGTCGGGGCCTTGGCATCCGTCATGCTGCTGGTGGCCCGCCTCATCCAGGGCCTCGCCCACGGTGGCGAGCTGCCGTCGTCGCAAACGTACCTGTCCGAAATGGCGCCCAAGGAAAAGCGCGGATTCTGGGCGACCCTCATCTACACCTCCGGAACCGCCGGCATCCTTGCCGGAACCTTGCTGGGCGCCATCCTGACCGGCGTGCTGAGCAAGGCCGACATGAACGCCTGGGGCTGGCGCGTGCCGTTCCTGGTGGGCGGCGCCCTGGGCATCTACGCCTTGGTCATGCGGGCCAAAATGAAGGAGACCGAGGCATTCGAAGCCGAGGTGCCCAAGGAAAAGCGCGAGCCCATGTGGCCGCAGATCGTCAAGTACCGCAAACAGGCCCTGCAGGTTATCGGGCTGACCGTCGGCCTCACCGTTGTCTACTACATCTGGGGCGTCGTTGCGCCGAGTTATGCGGCGAGCACCCTCAAGATGGACCGTGGAGCAGCCCTGTGGGCCGGCGTCATCGGAAACATTGCGTTCATCGCGGCGCTGCCGTTCTGGGGCAAGCTGTCCGACCGTATCGGCCGCAAGCCCGTGCTGATCATGAGCTCGGCAGGTGCGGCGTTGCTGCACTTCCCCATGACCTGGCTCCTGAAGGATTCCCCGTGGCAGCTGGCCGTTTCGATGTCCGTGATGTTGTTCTTCATCGCCGGCAGCGCCTCGATTGTCCCGGCCGTATATGCGGAGCTGTTCCCGACCAAGATCCGCACCGTGGGCGTCGGCGTCCCGTACTCCATCTGCGTAGCGGTCTTCGGCGGGACGGCCCCGTACTTGCAGACCTGGCTCGGCAGCATCGGCCAGGCCAACATGTTCAACGTCTACGCCGTGATCCTGCTGGCCATCGGAATCGCGTTCGCCTTCATGATCCCCGAAACCAAGGGCAAGGACCTGACGCACTAA